From Deltaproteobacteria bacterium, one genomic window encodes:
- a CDS encoding 6-phosphofructokinase: MSHRKNMAILVGGGPAPGINSVIGAATIRGIVEGIDVLGIRDGFEWIMHGNVEHVRPLSIDEVSRIHFRGGSYIGISRANPTLDPQHLENTVISLLRLNVSQLITIGGDDTAFSAMKLEEKSAGRIRVVHVPKTIDNDLDLPPHVDTFGYQTARHLGVEIIKNLMVDAETTSRWYFIIAMGRKAGHLALGIGKAAGATLTLIPEEFGGGRIQFKAIVDTLVGAIIKRLSAGRRDGVAVVAEGVVLGIDPQELAQVEDIERDTHGNIRIAEVDIGEILKRAVIARLKQFHIKTTIAAKNIGYELRCADPIPFDMEYTRDLGYCAAKYLLAGGNAVMISMQGGKFVPVPFAQLIDPQTGRTRVRMVDVHSARYAIARRYMIRLRRDDFEDPHELAKFAATVGLTLQEFRQQFEYLIETEPPPLQIEPLPTAAGTTT, encoded by the coding sequence ATGAGCCACCGCAAGAACATGGCGATACTGGTCGGGGGCGGACCCGCTCCCGGCATCAACAGCGTGATCGGCGCGGCCACCATCCGCGGCATCGTGGAAGGGATCGACGTGCTCGGCATTCGCGACGGCTTCGAATGGATCATGCACGGGAACGTCGAGCACGTGCGGCCACTGTCGATTGACGAGGTGAGCCGGATTCACTTTCGCGGCGGCTCGTACATCGGCATCTCACGCGCCAACCCAACGCTGGACCCGCAGCACCTCGAAAACACCGTGATCTCATTGTTGCGCCTCAACGTCTCGCAGCTCATCACCATCGGCGGCGACGACACCGCCTTCTCGGCGATGAAACTGGAGGAGAAATCCGCCGGTCGCATTCGCGTCGTGCACGTCCCGAAGACGATCGACAACGACCTCGATCTGCCGCCCCACGTCGACACCTTCGGCTACCAGACCGCGCGCCATCTCGGCGTCGAGATCATCAAGAACCTGATGGTCGACGCGGAGACCACGTCGCGCTGGTATTTCATCATCGCCATGGGGCGCAAAGCCGGCCACCTCGCGCTCGGCATCGGCAAGGCCGCGGGCGCCACACTCACGCTCATTCCGGAAGAGTTCGGCGGTGGCCGCATCCAATTCAAAGCGATCGTCGACACCTTGGTCGGTGCTATCATCAAGCGACTCAGCGCTGGGCGACGCGACGGCGTCGCGGTGGTCGCCGAGGGTGTGGTGCTCGGGATCGATCCGCAGGAACTCGCGCAGGTCGAGGACATCGAGCGCGACACCCATGGCAACATCCGCATCGCCGAGGTCGACATCGGCGAGATCCTCAAACGCGCCGTGATCGCGCGGCTCAAGCAGTTTCACATCAAGACCACGATCGCGGCGAAGAACATCGGCTACGAGCTGCGCTGCGCCGATCCGATACCGTTCGATATGGAGTACACGCGCGACCTCGGCTACTGCGCCGCCAAGTATCTGCTGGCCGGTGGGAATGCGGTGATGATCTCGATGCAAGGCGGGAAGTTCGTACCCGTCCCCTTCGCCCAACTGATCGATCCGCAGACCGGACGCACGCGTGTCCGCATGGTCGACGTCCACAGCGCACGCTACGCCATCGCTCGCCGCTACATGATCCGATTGCGGCGCGATGACTTCGAAGATCCGCACGAACTGGCGAAGTTCGCCGCCACCGTGGGGTTGACGCTGCAAGAATTCCGGCAGCAGTTCGAGTATCTGATCGAGACCGAGCCCCCGCCGCTGCAGATCGAACCCCTGCCCACAGCCGCCGGCACGACGACGTGA
- a CDS encoding sigma-70 family RNA polymerase sigma factor → MQLDTTEDLARLSDKSSSIEADPELETPLPQEDDEATADVEGARADVDLANVFFADVAETARLDRDEETQLANEIAMRRGVIVRLLRGQRRLVSAALADAGRSLVHPDADFRERETLLVLNEARRWIADAPSPKERERTAQFVGRLERALVAYRAVRDQMVTANIRLVAMIARRYRHPTLSLLDLIQEGTIGLVRAVEKFEPSRGLKFSTYAVWWIWQQIARAGDCQGSLIRTPVHWNQLRRKMAHIPTEAVGEERERMAAEASLSAEQVATMTQSLYCVSLTAPIGADDERTLDSILPAPDEWEPDSLMCGRELTAQMAAALNELPAREAAILRLRFGVSGDSCETLDEIGTRFGVSRERIRQLEARALRQMRVICERQGLGELLH, encoded by the coding sequence ATGCAATTAGATACGACAGAGGATCTCGCGCGGCTGAGCGACAAGAGCAGTTCAATCGAGGCCGACCCGGAACTCGAAACGCCGCTGCCACAGGAAGACGATGAGGCAACGGCCGACGTAGAGGGAGCGCGCGCGGACGTCGATCTGGCGAACGTTTTTTTTGCGGATGTCGCAGAAACTGCGCGGCTGGATCGTGACGAGGAAACACAGTTGGCGAATGAGATCGCCATGCGGCGAGGGGTGATTGTGCGTTTGTTGCGCGGCCAGCGGCGGCTCGTGTCGGCTGCCCTCGCCGACGCCGGCCGGAGCTTAGTCCACCCCGACGCTGATTTTCGGGAACGGGAGACTCTCCTCGTGCTCAACGAGGCACGCCGTTGGATCGCTGATGCTCCGTCGCCAAAAGAGCGCGAGCGGACCGCGCAGTTTGTCGGCAGACTCGAACGCGCGCTGGTTGCCTACCGCGCCGTACGCGATCAGATGGTGACGGCCAACATTCGTTTGGTGGCGATGATTGCTCGCCGCTACCGCCATCCCACGCTGTCGTTGCTCGATCTGATTCAGGAAGGAACCATCGGTTTGGTGCGGGCTGTCGAGAAGTTCGAACCTAGTCGTGGACTCAAGTTCAGCACCTACGCCGTGTGGTGGATCTGGCAGCAGATTGCTCGAGCGGGGGATTGCCAGGGATCGTTGATCCGTACTCCCGTACACTGGAATCAACTGCGGAGAAAAATGGCGCACATCCCCACCGAAGCGGTGGGAGAAGAGCGCGAGCGGATGGCTGCCGAGGCGAGCCTCAGCGCTGAGCAAGTAGCAACGATGACACAGTCGCTCTACTGTGTGTCGTTGACCGCACCGATCGGTGCCGATGATGAGCGCACTCTGGACAGCATTCTGCCGGCTCCCGACGAGTGGGAACCGGACAGTCTAATGTGTGGCCGAGAGTTGACCGCCCAGATGGCGGCAGCCCTCAACGAACTACCCGCGCGCGAAGCGGCGATTCTGCGCCTGCGCTTTGGTGTCAGTGGCGACTCCTGCGAGACGCTCGATGAGATCGGAACGCGCTTCGGGGTGAGCCGAGAACGCATTCGCCAGCTCGAGGCGCGCGCGCTGCGCCAAATGCGGGTGATCTGCGAACGTCAAGGTCTCGGTGAGCTCCTGCACTGA
- a CDS encoding cytochrome c, whose amino-acid sequence MAVLAISFSLTLATAQPSVARPNDGQRAYQQYCAVCHGEDGTGTSPMRVAFRVPPTDLTGLAKKAGGFPRSDLLRILDQTKPVDAHGSRDLPIWGETFWRPAGEEERDRSPQSKTIDDIISYLESMQAAKASRP is encoded by the coding sequence ATGGCTGTTTTGGCGATCAGTTTCAGCCTGACCCTGGCAACCGCTCAGCCATCCGTGGCTCGGCCAAACGACGGACAGCGCGCGTATCAGCAGTACTGCGCCGTGTGCCATGGTGAAGACGGCACGGGCACTAGCCCCATGCGCGTGGCGTTTCGTGTACCACCAACCGATCTAACCGGTTTAGCAAAAAAAGCTGGAGGCTTTCCGCGTTCCGACTTGCTCAGGATATTGGATCAGACCAAGCCAGTTGATGCCCACGGTTCGCGCGACCTGCCAATCTGGGGCGAAACGTTCTGGCGCCCAGCCGGCGAAGAGGAACGCGACCGCTCGCCGCAGTCGAAGACGATTGATGACATCATCTCCTACCTGGAGAGCATGCAAGCCGCCAAGGCTTCGCGCCCGTAA
- a CDS encoding glutamine--tRNA ligase/YqeY domain fusion protein, which yields MSESPIAESTSPTGGTDFIRQIVASDFKSGKHSSVCTRFPPEPNGYLHIGHAKSICLNFGIAREFGGVCHLRFDDTNPVKEDVEYVDSIQADVRWLGFNWGDKKFYASDYFARLCEFAVELIRKGKAYVCHLTAEETRAYRGTLTEPGKNSPYRDRPIAENLDLFEQMRRGEIEEGACVLRAKIDMASGNINLRDPAIYRIKKAHHHRTGDTWCIYPMYDFAHGLSDAIEGITHSICTLEFEDHRPLYDWLLDQLDVPCHPRQIEFARLAVTYTVLSKRKLLQLVRDGHVDGWDDPRMPTLAGYRRRGYTPESIRNFCERIGVAKANSTVDVAMLEHSIREDLNQRAPRAMAVLKPLRVIIDNYPADHVEQLAAVNNPEDPSAGTRAVPFSKVLYIEQDDFREVPPAKYFRLSPGKEVRLRYAYFITCQSVVKHPQTGEVTEVHCTYDPATRGGDSPDGRKVKSTLHWVSAPHAIDAEARLYERLFAVEFPDREENFLAAINPNSLEVLQGCKIEPSLATAQPSDRVQFERQGYFCVDPKLTRAGALVFNRIVGLKDAWAKIEKKRAV from the coding sequence ATGAGTGAGAGCCCAATAGCCGAATCGACCTCGCCCACAGGCGGAACCGACTTCATTCGCCAGATCGTCGCCAGCGATTTCAAGAGCGGCAAGCATTCATCCGTGTGCACTCGCTTCCCACCCGAACCGAACGGCTACCTGCACATCGGTCACGCGAAATCGATCTGCCTGAACTTTGGCATCGCGCGCGAGTTCGGCGGCGTCTGCCACCTGCGCTTCGACGATACCAACCCGGTCAAGGAAGACGTCGAGTACGTCGATTCGATCCAGGCCGACGTGCGCTGGCTGGGTTTCAATTGGGGCGACAAGAAGTTCTACGCCTCGGACTACTTCGCGCGTCTCTGCGAGTTCGCCGTCGAGTTGATCCGCAAGGGCAAGGCGTACGTTTGCCACCTCACCGCGGAAGAGACGCGCGCCTACCGGGGCACACTGACAGAACCGGGCAAGAACAGTCCGTATCGCGATCGTCCAATCGCAGAGAACCTGGACCTGTTCGAGCAGATGCGGCGCGGCGAGATCGAGGAAGGCGCCTGCGTGCTGCGGGCAAAGATCGACATGGCGTCGGGCAATATCAACCTGCGCGATCCCGCCATCTATCGCATCAAGAAGGCCCACCACCATCGCACCGGCGACACGTGGTGCATCTATCCGATGTACGACTTCGCCCACGGGCTCTCCGACGCCATCGAAGGGATTACCCACTCGATCTGCACGCTCGAGTTCGAGGACCACCGCCCGCTCTACGATTGGCTCCTCGACCAGCTCGACGTGCCCTGCCACCCGCGGCAGATCGAATTCGCCCGCCTTGCCGTGACCTACACCGTGCTCAGCAAACGCAAACTGTTGCAGCTCGTGCGCGACGGGCACGTCGATGGATGGGACGACCCGCGCATGCCCACCCTCGCCGGCTACCGCCGCCGCGGATACACGCCCGAGTCAATCCGCAACTTCTGCGAGCGCATCGGCGTAGCCAAGGCGAACAGCACGGTCGACGTCGCCATGCTCGAACACAGCATCCGTGAAGATCTCAACCAGCGCGCCCCGCGCGCGATGGCGGTCCTCAAGCCGCTTCGCGTGATCATCGACAACTACCCGGCGGATCACGTCGAGCAACTTGCGGCGGTCAACAACCCGGAGGACCCATCCGCCGGCACGCGCGCGGTGCCGTTTTCCAAGGTGCTGTACATCGAGCAGGACGACTTCCGCGAAGTGCCTCCGGCGAAGTATTTCCGCCTCTCCCCCGGCAAGGAGGTACGCCTGCGCTACGCCTACTTCATTACGTGTCAGAGTGTGGTGAAGCATCCGCAGACCGGTGAGGTCACCGAAGTCCACTGCACCTACGATCCCGCGACCCGCGGCGGCGATTCCCCCGACGGGCGCAAAGTGAAGAGCACGTTGCACTGGGTCTCGGCGCCGCACGCCATCGATGCCGAGGCCCGTTTGTACGAGCGCCTGTTCGCCGTGGAGTTTCCCGACCGCGAAGAGAATTTCCTCGCCGCGATTAATCCCAACTCGCTCGAAGTTCTCCAAGGCTGCAAGATCGAACCGTCGCTCGCAACCGCACAGCCCAGTGATCGCGTGCAGTTCGAACGGCAGGGCTACTTCTGCGTCGACCCGAAACTCACGCGAGCTGGCGCGCTCGTCTTCAATCGCATCGTCGGTTTGAAGGATGCCTGGGCAAAGATCGAGAAAAAACGGGCGGTGTGA